The proteins below are encoded in one region of Parus major isolate Abel chromosome 7, Parus_major1.1, whole genome shotgun sequence:
- the LOC107207479 gene encoding trichohyalin-like gives MDRDGPDAIRREAEVERGRYLSRRAVAQEQLAQIKEHKDQADLAKLENRREGERIQRRTESYQIENQKDKEKEQEKKVEFQRQHHEYVAEQKTLKAEEKQREDKDDDQIKAYIKGKEMMADLTREKNEESSRMIQKHKDKAFDQLTAQMNEKIKIEDDRLARGAAEVEDEYQKQNKEKEMKKKAAVESIEENRITVMKLKEEKERQEKEEGEKDRNQWMTENDNYLEMEKAKKQRQRDANMEVQKFQLQQMAEKQARKEQEKQADLDYDSQREATFHQDQAFRR, from the exons ATGGACCGCGATGGGCCGGACGCCATCCGCCGGGAGGCAGAGGTGGAGCGTGGCCGCTATCTGAGCCGCCGGGCCGtggcccaggagcagctggcgCA AATAAAGGAGCACAAGGATCAAGCTGATCTGGCcaagctggaaaacagaagagaaggGGAACGAATACAGCGAAGAACTGAATCATACCAAATAGAAAAtcagaaagataaagaaaaggaacaggagaaaaaagttGAATTCCAGAGGCAGCATCAT GAATATGTCGCTGAACAGAAAACACTTAAAgctgaagagaaacaaagagaagacAAAGATGATGATCAAATTAAGGCTtatattaaaggaaaagaaatgatgGCTGAtctgacaagagaaaaaaatgaagagtcTAGTAG GATGATACAGAAGCATAAGGACAAAGCTTTTGATCAATTAACTGCccagatgaatgaaaaaattaagattgAAGACGATCGTCTTGCtagaggagctgcagaagtaGAAGATGAGtaccaaaagcaaaacaaagagaaagaaatgaaaaaaaaggctgctgtAGAATCtattgaagaaaacagaatcacTGTG ATGAagttgaaagaggaaaaggagagacaggaaaaagaagagggTGAGAAGGATCGTAATCAGTGGATGACAGAAAATGATAACTACTTGGAAATGGAGAAAGCCAAGAAACAAAGACAGCGTGATGCAAACATGGAAGTACAGAAATTTCAGCTCCAGCAAATG GCTGAAAAGCAGGcaagaaaagagcaggaaaagcaagcAGACTTGGACTATGATTCTCAGAGAGAGGCTACTTTTCATCAGGATCAAGCATTTCGGAGATAA